In the genome of Mycteria americana isolate JAX WOST 10 ecotype Jacksonville Zoo and Gardens chromosome 7, USCA_MyAme_1.0, whole genome shotgun sequence, one region contains:
- the ABCD3 gene encoding ATP-binding cassette sub-family D member 3 isoform X2, which produces MAAYSKYLTVRHSAMAGATAAACALLCLLNKRRAAAQHGKRRGNQALQNNEKEGKKERAMVDRVFFARICRILKIMVPRTLCKETGYLLLIAVMLVVRTYCDIWMIQNGTVIESAIIGRSRKDFRKYLFNFITAMPAISLVNNFLKYGLNELKLCFRVRLTRYLYEEYLKAYTYYKMGNLDNRIANPDQLLTQDVEKFCNSVVDLYSNLSKPFLDIVLYIFKLTSAIGAQGPASMMAYLIVSGFFLTRLRRPIGKMTIIEQKYEGEYRYVNSRLITNSEEIAFYNGNLREKQTIHKTFRKLVEHLHNFILFRFSMGFIDTIIAKYLATVVGYLVVSRPFLNLADPRHQNSTHAELLEDYYQSGRMLLRMSQALGRIVLAGREMTRLAGFTARITELMQVLKDLNSGKYQRTMVSQEKDGDKKQALPLIPGSGEIINADNLIKFDHVPLVTPNGDVLIQDLNFEVRSGANVLICGPNGCGKSSLFRVLGELWPLFGGRLTKPVRGKLFYVPQRPYMTLGTLRDQVIYPDTLEEQRKKGISDQVLKEYLDNVQLGQILEREGGWDSVQDWMDVLSGGEKQRMAMARLFYHKPQFAILDECTSAVSVDVEGYIYSHCRKVGITLFTVSHRKSLWKHHDFYLHMDGRGNYEFKKITEDTVEFGS; this is translated from the exons taaaAGAAGGGGAAACCAAGCGTTGCAGAACAATGAG aaagagggaaaaaaggagcgAGCAATGGTGGACAGAGTGTTTTTTGCAAGAATATGTCGAATCCTGAAAATAATGGTCCCTAGAACACTTTGTAAAGAG ACAGGTTATTTGCTGCTTATTGCTGTGATGCTGGTAGTCCGCACATATTGTGATATTTGGATGATTCAAAATGGAACAGTCATTGAAAG TGCTATCATTGGCCGCAGCAGAAAAGACTTCAGGAAATACTTGTTCAACTTCATCACCGCAATGCCTGCT ATCTCCTTAGTGAATAACTTCCTGAAGTATGGTCTGAATGAATTGAAACTTTGCTTCCGAGTAAGGCTTACCAGATACCTGTACGAGGAATATCTTAA agcttATACATACTACAAAATGGGAAATCTGGACAACAGAATAGCTAATCCAGATCAACTCCTTACACAGGATGTGGAAAAATTCTGTAACAGTGTAGTGGACCTGTACTCGAACCTCAGCAAG CCCTTCTTGGATATAGTTTTGTATATCTTCAAGCTAACAAGTGCAATAGGAGCTCAG GGTCCAGCTAGCATGATGGCGTACTTGATTGTTTCAGGGTTTTTCCTTACACGTTTAAGGAGACCAATTGGCAAGATGACTATTATAGAACAAAAATATGAAGGGGAGTACAGATACGTCAACTCACGGCTTATTACAAACAG tgaagaaattgctttttataaTGGAAACTTGAGAGAAAAACAGACTATCCACAAAACCTTCCGTAAACTG GTGGAACATTTGCATAATTTCATCCTGTTCCGGTTCTCTATGGGTTTCATTGATACTATCATTGCCAAAT ACCTTGCCACTGTGGTTGGTTACCTAGTTGTTAGTCGTCCATTTTTGAACCTGGCCGATCCTCGTCATCAGAATAGTACTCACGCAGAACTTTTGGAG GATTACTACCAAAGTGGAAGAATGTTACTGAGAATGTCTCAAGCTTTGGGCAGAATAGTCCTAGCAGGCCGTGAAATGACAAGATTGGCTGG tttcacaGCTCGAATTACAGAATTAATGCAAGTTCTGAAGGACTTGAATAGTGGCAAATATCAGCGTACTATGGTGTCGCAAGAAAAAG ATGGAGATAAAAAACAAGCTTTGCCTTTGATACCTGGATCTGGAGAAATTATCAACGCTGATAACCTTATCAA GTTTGATCATGTTCCTTTGGTGACACCTAATGGAGATGTTTTGATTCAAGACCTTAACTTTGAG GTTCGATCTGGTGCAAACGTTCTGATTTGTGGGCCAAATGGGTGTGGGAAGAGCTCACTCTTTCGTGTACTTGGTGAG TTGTGGCCTTTGTTTGGTGGCCGTTTAACAAAACCTGTAAGAGGAAAGTTGTTCTATGTTCCACAG AGACCATATATGACTCTTGGAACGCTCAGAGATCAAGTTATATATCCAGATACTTtagaagagcagagaaagaaagggattTCTGATCAG GTGCTGAAGGAGTACTTGGACAATGTCCAGCTGGGTCAAATCTTGGAACGTGAAGGAGGCTGGGATAGTGTTCAGGATTGGATGGATGTACTCAGCgggggagaaaaacagagaatggCA ATGGCAAGGTTATTTTATCATAAGCCTCAGTTTGCAATTCTGGATGAATGCACCAGTGCTGTTAGCGTTGATGTAGAAGGCTACATCTACAGCCACTGCCGAAAG GTTGGCATCACTCTCTTCACTGTCTCCCACAGAAAGTCACTCTGGAAACATCATGAT ttttacttgcATATGGATGGCAGAGGAAACTACGAGTTCAAGAAAATAACTGAAGACACAGTTGAATTTGGATCTTAA
- the ABCD3 gene encoding ATP-binding cassette sub-family D member 3 isoform X1, giving the protein MAAYSKYLTVRHSAMAGATAAACALLCLLNKRRAAAQHGKRRGNQALQNNEQKEGKKERAMVDRVFFARICRILKIMVPRTLCKETGYLLLIAVMLVVRTYCDIWMIQNGTVIESAIIGRSRKDFRKYLFNFITAMPAISLVNNFLKYGLNELKLCFRVRLTRYLYEEYLKAYTYYKMGNLDNRIANPDQLLTQDVEKFCNSVVDLYSNLSKPFLDIVLYIFKLTSAIGAQGPASMMAYLIVSGFFLTRLRRPIGKMTIIEQKYEGEYRYVNSRLITNSEEIAFYNGNLREKQTIHKTFRKLVEHLHNFILFRFSMGFIDTIIAKYLATVVGYLVVSRPFLNLADPRHQNSTHAELLEDYYQSGRMLLRMSQALGRIVLAGREMTRLAGFTARITELMQVLKDLNSGKYQRTMVSQEKDGDKKQALPLIPGSGEIINADNLIKFDHVPLVTPNGDVLIQDLNFEVRSGANVLICGPNGCGKSSLFRVLGELWPLFGGRLTKPVRGKLFYVPQRPYMTLGTLRDQVIYPDTLEEQRKKGISDQVLKEYLDNVQLGQILEREGGWDSVQDWMDVLSGGEKQRMAMARLFYHKPQFAILDECTSAVSVDVEGYIYSHCRKVGITLFTVSHRKSLWKHHDFYLHMDGRGNYEFKKITEDTVEFGS; this is encoded by the exons taaaAGAAGGGGAAACCAAGCGTTGCAGAACAATGAG cagaaagagggaaaaaaggagcgAGCAATGGTGGACAGAGTGTTTTTTGCAAGAATATGTCGAATCCTGAAAATAATGGTCCCTAGAACACTTTGTAAAGAG ACAGGTTATTTGCTGCTTATTGCTGTGATGCTGGTAGTCCGCACATATTGTGATATTTGGATGATTCAAAATGGAACAGTCATTGAAAG TGCTATCATTGGCCGCAGCAGAAAAGACTTCAGGAAATACTTGTTCAACTTCATCACCGCAATGCCTGCT ATCTCCTTAGTGAATAACTTCCTGAAGTATGGTCTGAATGAATTGAAACTTTGCTTCCGAGTAAGGCTTACCAGATACCTGTACGAGGAATATCTTAA agcttATACATACTACAAAATGGGAAATCTGGACAACAGAATAGCTAATCCAGATCAACTCCTTACACAGGATGTGGAAAAATTCTGTAACAGTGTAGTGGACCTGTACTCGAACCTCAGCAAG CCCTTCTTGGATATAGTTTTGTATATCTTCAAGCTAACAAGTGCAATAGGAGCTCAG GGTCCAGCTAGCATGATGGCGTACTTGATTGTTTCAGGGTTTTTCCTTACACGTTTAAGGAGACCAATTGGCAAGATGACTATTATAGAACAAAAATATGAAGGGGAGTACAGATACGTCAACTCACGGCTTATTACAAACAG tgaagaaattgctttttataaTGGAAACTTGAGAGAAAAACAGACTATCCACAAAACCTTCCGTAAACTG GTGGAACATTTGCATAATTTCATCCTGTTCCGGTTCTCTATGGGTTTCATTGATACTATCATTGCCAAAT ACCTTGCCACTGTGGTTGGTTACCTAGTTGTTAGTCGTCCATTTTTGAACCTGGCCGATCCTCGTCATCAGAATAGTACTCACGCAGAACTTTTGGAG GATTACTACCAAAGTGGAAGAATGTTACTGAGAATGTCTCAAGCTTTGGGCAGAATAGTCCTAGCAGGCCGTGAAATGACAAGATTGGCTGG tttcacaGCTCGAATTACAGAATTAATGCAAGTTCTGAAGGACTTGAATAGTGGCAAATATCAGCGTACTATGGTGTCGCAAGAAAAAG ATGGAGATAAAAAACAAGCTTTGCCTTTGATACCTGGATCTGGAGAAATTATCAACGCTGATAACCTTATCAA GTTTGATCATGTTCCTTTGGTGACACCTAATGGAGATGTTTTGATTCAAGACCTTAACTTTGAG GTTCGATCTGGTGCAAACGTTCTGATTTGTGGGCCAAATGGGTGTGGGAAGAGCTCACTCTTTCGTGTACTTGGTGAG TTGTGGCCTTTGTTTGGTGGCCGTTTAACAAAACCTGTAAGAGGAAAGTTGTTCTATGTTCCACAG AGACCATATATGACTCTTGGAACGCTCAGAGATCAAGTTATATATCCAGATACTTtagaagagcagagaaagaaagggattTCTGATCAG GTGCTGAAGGAGTACTTGGACAATGTCCAGCTGGGTCAAATCTTGGAACGTGAAGGAGGCTGGGATAGTGTTCAGGATTGGATGGATGTACTCAGCgggggagaaaaacagagaatggCA ATGGCAAGGTTATTTTATCATAAGCCTCAGTTTGCAATTCTGGATGAATGCACCAGTGCTGTTAGCGTTGATGTAGAAGGCTACATCTACAGCCACTGCCGAAAG GTTGGCATCACTCTCTTCACTGTCTCCCACAGAAAGTCACTCTGGAAACATCATGAT ttttacttgcATATGGATGGCAGAGGAAACTACGAGTTCAAGAAAATAACTGAAGACACAGTTGAATTTGGATCTTAA